The Athalia rosae chromosome 4, iyAthRosa1.1, whole genome shotgun sequence DNA segment ACGTGTGTCGAACGGGTACTTTCAGTCGTTCGACAAAAAATTacggtaaaaaatcaaactttaTCATTTTACAATTACGCCCAAACTGCTTCTACTATCTGtacgaatgaacgaataacAAAGTCATCATTGCAGGCTGATTACTTGCGCGTATAACCGAACACCAAAAGTACGGACGACCCAAAATATTCAAGGAATAAAAAGTGATCAATGTGGATATCATCACTTCGAGAATCGGAATAATCTTACTATTTTCCTTCATCCTTTTtgcattttacttttttagtATTTGCGCAAACGTAGAGAAAATACAGGGTCACCGCCACGGTGTTACATCTGTGCGTTTGTTGGTcggttttattgtttttttttttttgcttttttctgatattactttttctcttttgcagCGCCAGAATAAAATTGGGGCACTCCTGTCGTCTGCACGTGTCGAAATAACGACCGTAGCCTTGGCTCCATTTTGCTGTACTACGTTCGTGTGGGtgcacatgtatatatctgtacctgtatattatatactcgtCCTCGTGCGCGGGTCTTGTATttacgtataaatacgtatatgtataggaagTGAGTGAATATTGAAATTGCGTGTCGAGGTACccattttatatatgtataggtatacctacgtactaaTGGGGTGCATGCGATGCAGATCTGAGTGGTTGGATTCTAATACCGCAACTCGTGACTAACACACGACTAACATGTTATATACGGACAGAATCCAACTAGCTGAATATACAAATGCTGCTACACGCCCTATGGCCTTATTTTTCTGCGTGCAGATCAGGATATATAGATGTGAACCGTTTTTGAACCTATGggctatacctatatatagatcctgtatatatgtaccaagTAGGTGTGctggtatgtatacatgtacatgagTCAATTCCTACACTTTAACGAATTTCGATCAATAATGTTGAGATTCTAGCAATATATACGGCCGCGGCGCCAACAGCCAACGCCCAGCGTCCAGTGCTTCGCGCCAAATAATCCCGCTTTTCGCTCATAGATATCGTACTAGcgcgatggaaattttttctacttcattCTCCGCGgttggattaaaaattgaccatcgaaatgaagaaaatttcgattcttttttatttactttatcATTCACATCGTTTTACggactttttttcgaaatttctacgTCGTCATCTAACTATTTCGCTGCGTTGAGTTTTGGcgagataaaaatagaaaatttctatGATCGGGATCGTAGTTTCAAGATTATTGTTATACCATAGTCGTTACCATATGTATAGTTGCTTTCAATGTGGCCGATGAATACGTGAACTAACTTTATACTATAGAGGATGGATTTAATCTATCAGATTCGAGTACGTGtacttttgtattttattcatcattttttctctcggttccGCTGTTATTTGCGCCGGATAATCACTGagattatacgtacatcgtaATCATCGTCCTATGCccgcgcaaaataaaaaaatcatagaaaaagaaaaaagaaaaaaaaaaaaagaacactcAGTGATAAATTTCCGATgcggaaaaaggggaaaaataaaagtaaaaattctcGTCAACATCTGCAGCAATTCATAGAAAATCTAACACGTATGCAATCGATAGACGTTATGTACGTGAGTGTAAttaatttgttcttttttcttttttccctcttctagctcatatatattacatacaacGACACGATTATCGTGACGTAAATACGATCCCAAGGCTGAACAATAAGCGACGACCGTGCATCCCATGTAATCTATACGTGGACGGACgttggaatttcaaaaaattgtgaGTAATATTCAGCGGATCACTGatacgaaattttattcattagtTCGCGCTTCGTTAAATGAACCGTtggtgaagaaataaaatttcaaaaaactcaaatcaatcaataattgaatataaagATACTGTACGGAAGACGTgctaaaaatttccgatcaaCGTATAatgttttaaataaataagtacacctcgtatacctgtgtatggGATAAATGGTGCAGGTAGTAGCGAAGACGAGTTTCGGTtcattcgaagaaaaagaattctttttttactcgtttcagttttttttgttacctttACATTAGACCGGTTCGTCAGCGTATTAGTGCGAGATATATAAAACTTGCTTTATCAACGACTTGTACATATGATATCTACCACGTCAGCTTCATACCcgcattgtttttttcctgcaCTATTATAAAACTAAAATTCTTACGTGTGTCGGggtgtatgtatttttttaatgtccttatacgtacacacgtaatgtataataatttggcGAATATTTAACGGATTAACAACGAAgcgtgtacataggtgtatgtatattctgtGCGCCGTATGAGGAAAAATATGTGCATTTCTTCggcacgtatatacctatgtatacgttaaTAGCAGGAGGAAACAGCAACAGGTCGttacgaatatacctatactggTATGTGGGCAGAAAAGGTATGCCACATACCTGTGGATATTATCCACATATACCTGGTATATCTACTCGACGTgagtcgacgacgacgcaggaatttaaatattcaaaaaacacGTACTTGCCGAAGAACCGCTATTTCATAGAGCAGTTTGAAATATCttaaaatggttgaaattgcaAAACACAAGAGACTGAAaaatgttaattaattataccgcCAGATGCAGCGCCGCAGCTTGCAGCTCAAACTGTTGGAAACGTTTAGAACATTGCAGTTTACAATATGCAATTTGTTCGGATATAATCTTAGAGgatataatgtataaatacatgtcTAGCATAATTTGCAAACCGCGAAGAAGAATGGCGGAGATATGAAGCCTGGTGGTAGTTGGCAAACGAGCAATAACTAGctatgtaaatatgtattgtacgtgcatatgaaaaatgtacgtatgtatacatgacaAAATTCTACGTTTCCATGCATATCGGGAATTTCATGACAAACTATCCAGCTCGAAAGCCTGATCGGTGTACAGGATAAAACCGATACCCTcgctacattttttttgtttttcgataaattattcaaaggcgaattattttcaggtTTTGGGTAGGTATGATGCCGTAGATCACGCAAACTTCATGGTGAGAAACGATGTCACGGACTATAGGCGATTTGTCGCGAAACCCACCGTACGTATTTATTGAACTGACCAAGTGGTCATTGGCTATTCAATTCAGAAAATAAACCAACGTTttaacgaaaatttctattcggAAATACGACCATCACGCCGATTGAGTATATAAAGTTTGCGAAATAAAGAGTTTCCGGTTGTCAAACACTTTATTCAAGCCTTCGCTCGTTATCGTCCGTgtaaatgatgataatgatcttaagagagacggaaaaaatgaaaaaagaggataaCAAAACGTGCAGGAGTTTCGCAATCTCGGTAATTTAAAATTGTGCGTTGAGATAGTGAATGCTCGAACAGGAGGTGAAACCGCGTATCACCCGCAGTGCGCCTGTGTATGTGATAGAAAAATTGgacaacgataaaaatattggaaaatagTCCTTAAAATTCATGTCtatcataatttttcacttgGAGTAAAACGTACGACTGCGAATCAATtaataaggagaaaaagttCGAACAAGCAGATGTAGGCATGTATTTATAGATGCTTActacaaagaagaaaaatcgaaattcattcCCACACGGGTTATATTCAAATGAACGTAGGAGAACCAGTCAGTTTCATGATcccaaaaaagagaagaaaaaaaaaaattgcagaaatctttcgaatttattcgTCGACACACCCATGTGTGCCAAAAATCGGTAGACCACCTTATTCACTGTatgggtataaatatatatcgcaCCTATAAAAACCGTTAGTCGGCATACaagagtaaaaataatgataaaaaaaggagttataaaataaaaactgaaataacaaaacaaaaaaaaaaaaagaagaggaacgaAATAAGAGACTATTCCTTCTGTGAATCTGGTGGTCCGCGCGAGAGTTTTTAAGTCTGCAAATCCCAAGGCCAATCGTTTGGagttaaaaaaatcatcatcatgCAGAAATATTACTTGACCAGGTATACGCCATTGTATTAGAGACAAGACCGTATCTGACGTAAGTATAAATAAGACAAATCAAAGTAGCTGTAATCACAAAATGTATCCTGGATAAACCAGTTTTCGAAAAGGGGCAGCTGTagctaatttttcattttctctcaattctttttaattattaatctgTACTCGATGTTTTCGAAGCTGGCGGTAtcgggtataaaaaaaaataaagaagaccAGATTGATTCTGTATCGTAAAAATGTCGAATGATCAACTGCAGGCATGCAAAGCTCTATCTGTACGTCCAAAATGAATAATGGTAGGTCTATTCGGTGGAATGGATCCGACCCTGGTAAGGTTCATAAAGCTCGTTCGAAATATGGCGAGGAGGGCGTCTGCAACGcgaagatttttagttttttctttttttttttttcgatacggACAGAAGACAATGATCATCTCGATGACATTTTTTATGCCATACATACAATACTCGAATACTATACGTTATTGTTACAAACCtatccatgtacgtacgtacgcattgCGCAACGTCTACATGATGCGAAACGACGATGTGCGGTGACCTTAAAATCGCGCGAGCTGGGAGCTTGAGTATATTcttgacgtacgtacgtacgtatgtaggtaGTACGTATctagacgtacgtacattcgtgtACTCCTACCTAGTTGTACGTATAAGTTTTTTATGTATAGAATCTGTACGAACGGAGAATCAAGtagtggagagagagagagagagagaaaaagagaaggataAAGAGAGAATCTTTGGCCGTCCAAGGCCAGCTGCGATAGTCTTCCTACAAATTTTACTTCGTGTTGGTCTCCGGCTGCTTTTAACCGCACAACACGCACAGTCCCACCACACTTGAATCGTGTGCCTGCTACACATGCACGAATAttcgtgtataatgtatacacacgtatacagttACATGTtatctctctttattttattttcaattcctcgttcatttttattcaccgcTTCGACGCCGCGCGTCTGATCCCAAACCGCGGTATGCACGCTCGGCGAGTTTGATTCTGACTCTAAGTCCGACTATCTCGTATGGAGGAATGAATCTGAATCAATCCCGCGAGGCGTACATTTACATTATACGAACGCACGGAGGATGGAGGCAAAAGGCAAAAGgcaaaaggcaaaaaaaaaaaaaccaaaagttcTCTTGGGTTAGCTTCGGTTGGATACTTACACATAtgcacgtacgcgtacgtacgaatatctctacacatacgtacgtgtacacatataaaaCCCCGTGAACAGACGCCCAAACTCATATAATGCGTATGAAGTTTCGAAATGGCTTACGTGTCGGATTTTAAATAATTCTACTTCAACCAATAGCGAAGGGGAATATGTACGCTCGgttaaaatacgaaaaattgatACGTTATTCCATTATTTGTTACTACTATCATATTGTTTTCTGATATTTATCTCACTCCCCAAATATACTTTTCAAATTGATCGGAATATCCGATACATACAACGATTGATCCAATTTAATCATATTGTTTCAATTCCGAACGTATATTtcaaacgaatgaattatttataggCTTATTTTGTGGCATCTAGTATTATTATCACGACTACGCCGTCGGTAAAATAATAGTAAagctaattattataatcataatgatGATATATGTTCAACGGTGTGCGATATCGTTGTTGAGTCCAAAGTGTCGGTGTAAGCGTCTTCGGATTATCGAACTGTTTTCTCAAATTCATtttgggaacaaaaaaattatgtatgcCTAATCTACATCTGCATTGCAGATTATTTACGCCAAAAAGTCACAACGATAGCTGCAAACATGACACAAAATGGAACCGCGGTGCACACCGCGCGCTTGCGCGCTTAATCAGcgatatgtatgtaggtacgtttGCGTATATAAAGTGGTATCTGATATATACTCAAGAAAAACGTGCTGGACATTACAATTATCAAGGatctatcgatcgatcgattgaaaggaaatgaaatggCCGACTGATGCGTTACATttattaattagttaattGGAACGCCGTATGTAATAATTGTTCGACTTGCAATAACGGAGACAGTATTCGTATAGTTGGAAAATTCGTTGACATATTGTCTCCGAAAAAGTTCCTCCGACGCGAcgcattttctcttttatcattCCAACTTGCAACGCGGCGTTAAAAGCACTTGTGTTTGGATACCGATTGGGTACACCGTATATGCAAGATACATTTgtctacctatacgtgtatacctatatgtaatatatacaaTAATTGTTCTTATCATGCGCATCATTATATGTGCATATCCGTTCGTAAATTGTACGAAAAGTATGTACGCATGTTGTTTTCATAACTccgtttgaaattcaaattccatccatttttttcctctttggtgaaaaattaaaaaatatatctgtaCAATAAAGAAATACAAAACGTATAAGTTCACGATAAAATactgaaaatttccatttgtgaataaatataaattcatatttAATCGAGAGTGGATGATAAAGGTTTTGGGCTGGATGTAATTCGTGTGCACGAAAACGTGAGGCAATTGGCTAAAAATAATCCAATCGAGTTATGTAACCGACTTCGTATAGAGGAACGACGAAGCGGCATTGGAGTATGTGGAAGTATATCTAGTTTTTCTTGTTCAAAACTCCCGCTGTGGTAAAACAATTTATGATGTACCATATCTTGGATAGAACAAATGATGGACCTGAactagaaaacgaaaaaagcacACGTTAACTGCTTTTTACTTCTAAAAAcggagaagacaaaaaaagcatttttgtattttcgtgTTATATCTTCGTCGTGTAGTGCGTCGTTCGCGTTGATTCGGCGCGGTatgtgaagatgaaaaaaatttttactctcgaAAGCCATTTGTTCATAAACCATTATAACGAGGAACATAAGCCGCTCATTAATTCTTGATTcccttcaatttatttcatttaattaagCGCATCGTCGCCAGTGCCTTATTCTGTTTAAAATAGGAAATATTAAATTCCTCTGTTAGAATATGCGGATgtggatatttatttatgaattGAGTAAAACGACacgcttcttttttatttttaataaatattcgttactttatacaatttttaatcattgtTTATACGACGCGGATGATTTCTCAAAATTGTTGTATTCCGATATTTGAGTAAAATTTCACAGTCTGACTGCGGTCTATTCGATGACACCATATGCATGTGCAGAAGAAACGCAGTGGATTTCGTCtccttaatttatttatttatttatttttttattataaggAGTGtcgatataataaatttttttactcgtcaattgtaatttttttactgttGTTTGCACTAACCTTACGACCGACGTTTGGATTAGAGGAGTTTGTGAAAGGTGTTGTACACGTCTTTGCTGCTCTTGGCGGACTGTTGCCTCGTTGGAAACGAACATCGGCTGAAAACTAGATCCATCTCGGACTTGCGCTCGTAGAGGGAGTCGCGGAGTAAAGATAACGCACCAACGGTAATCAGCTATCTATGCATTACGCGGTGATACGAATtgtttcgctcttttttccgcatttttcttccaactctATCCCTGTGCGCCAATTTTTAcccgttattttatttatatcaatCAGTGAGATCATCAAACGACTGAGGTCATCCGAAGCTATTTGGCGTACGACGAAGACCGTTGCAAACGTTCAAGTCGAATATTTTGCTAATAATTACTGAAAACTGAAGAATGTGAAATAGAATCCTATTGGAGCATTAGATTTGTTTTCatacaatttttacaattacTTTTGTtgaagacgaaagaaaaatggcgtATAGTTGACATTCTGAAAATTGGTATCTTGGGATGggaagaataattaatttcttttatgCCCCAATCAATGTTTGAGCGGAGAACGTTTAAAATGGATCGCGGTGCTGTACGCGTTATTATACTAATCGCGTCAGTgaaaaagaacattttttgaattcgttACATCGATTGCCATGTATCTATACCGTAATCTGGTACAGGTCGTCAAGGCCGTAAAGCTCAATGATTTCGAGATTGCTACTCCAGGAAAACGATCAGAATCTATCAGTACAACGAATCGATCCTAACTGATAAAAATCGTCACGGATAACTCGGAATTGAATCCAAACTCATCAAGGGCAccggatttatttttttttttctgactctTCCGTTCAAACAAATTTACTgttcaacttttttccatctgaTTTCACATGTAAGgctgaaagataaaaattgcaCATCAAGAAGGAAAACAGTGGTACGATGCGGTAAAATTGTAACCAAATTGCGGTCGCTGTAACTCCATCAGTGAGTGTTTTCGATTTTAgagcttgaaaaatatttaaatgtgAAAATCTGTACGTACAAATACAGAACACACCATGATTAGCGATTGATTTTGTTCGATTGTCTTTAAGAAAAAGAGACAGAAGAAAACACAAGCAAGAAGCAGTAATTTTCTAAAACGAAGATAATTCATCGATCGGGTTATTTATGATCGACGTCTCTACGCGGAATTGGATTTTCTTATCacaaaatgacgatgataagAGTTCCTGTTATGGATACCTAAGCTTGTGGAATAATACGTATATGATATGCTACCATAGATATGCTACTTATGGcctgatgaaatgaaatgtcTACATATTATTTAACTTGCTAACTAGATCGGGGAATACCTGCTAaaatgatcaagttatcgcctAACTATCACTCCCTCAGATGAAGAAATACAGATATCTTGATTGATTTCATtgaactgattgtgagttgtTTGATCCTGATTTGATCCATTACTAGCGcctgaaaaaataacattcatATTACCCTTATGAATAACTTCCGTAAATTGCCTAACGTCAGGCACTCTGGTTCAATTGATCCACCCTTTTTGCAACCCTCTCGACCCTTACTTAAAGATCCGCGAGATGACGCCAGCTTCTGGACTTTCAGAAATTTAAttcataaatgaaaatttggtcCGATAAATGAAGAAGGCGATGCCGCTCGACCTTAGGAACACGAATCGACCGACTAAATTGAGTCACAAACAAAATTGATTAAGAAATATCAATCTTCATGGACATTAAGGCAAAAAACTAACGATAATTCGATTAACCAATTAACTTCCGTAGATTCGAAAAACAGTGCTCAGAATAGTATAAGAATACATGCAcaaaagaatttaatttttctagctCAGATATCGATAAAACTTAAAAGCTCTGgtgttcaattatttcttgaTTTCGTCATCgacgattataaaaattctacGGGAGTAAAAGACATtgcctttttcatttattgctttaaaaaaatctgatcgacAATGTGTTGAATTCTTGGGGTGCCAAAAGCTGGCGCTATCTTACGGATTTCCGATCAACTGAGGGGATCGCGAAGAGGGGTGGATTAAATGGACCGAAACTACGACAATGATTTGAATTTGATATCCCAAGACGCTAGTGAGATATGGAAccaggatgaagaaaaatcagtcGGATAAGAATgatgaatatttaatttttaggcGCAAGCATCGCAAAAATCTAACGATTACAGCCGTTGagtttttccgatttttgaaCCAAGATTCaatcttttcttctcgttacatattttcatatatttcgaGCTCAGATATGTGAATTTGTAAACCCAATTAATCTAGCTAATCGATTAATCAAGTTATTGtgtttttttcgcatttcaggGTGGAAGAATTGAATTATCTTGATAGGTTTGATAGGCCGTAGCTCAGcggattattattactgcacaaaaatacataaggaaacAATCACTGAAACGttgcaaataaatttcaattcccaagcttgttaatttttcttttaaatacaATATGGCACCATATAGCTGAGGTCGAAGTAAGCTCTCTTCGATAGTTTAGTTAACGAACAGgtattcaaaaatcaaaaatgtatTGCAATTACgaagaataatgataaatctTATATTCCTATGTGAGAGCATAGATAATATCTATGGTGAGAGGCTCTATATcgggtatacatatttttccaacgattgaaatttattattttaataaataaacgtCGTAATAGCATAGTCATATTGAACAATAGTATCTTTACCTGGACAGGTAACTGTTGAACATTGAAATGTCAAAGTCGATTGAAAGTGACTCGCATGTATAATTGAGTGATTAATTCGATAGGAGGCAAGAAATCATCTTCAATCATGTGTCATCAATAATAGGTGATCTCTGGATATTGCTCCAATGAATGATGTGAAAAAccagcgaaaaaaaagcaaatcaaCTGCATTATCTTTCATTACTTCTGATACAGGTTTCTATACacggttttcttttctctatttctcaaTCGCTCCAGGACTAGAATAACTTCGAGTTGTAGACTCCGACGAAAGCGTTGCATTTTCCACAATAGTGTTTCGTAGCCAGAAGAGAATCCACGCAATATACGCAAGGCGCGCAAGGCCAGCacctggaaatttttgaaaatggtaATTAGAAGAATATTCGTATATAAATCGGGATTCGCtgctgaagaagaaaaaaaacaattatcctCGACGTACCCCACGAGGCATAAAACTAGAGCGAACAGGTGAGTCCTCGTACTCGCTCCCTTATCGGTTCTTGTGATTCCGGTTTCTCCGCATAATTGACAAGTTATATTGCAAGGGTCGGGGCCAACGCTTGCACCGGCAGAAAACACGTGGACGGAGGTACCTgcagaaaaaagtaacgaaccATTAGTAtaaaaagagatga contains these protein-coding regions:
- the LOC105691163 gene encoding lipopolysaccharide-induced tumor necrosis factor-alpha factor homolog, with the translated sequence MHHQDNASPYNPTTEPITYTGGGGVAYTPAQPVTIQPGTSVHVFSAGASVGPDPCNITCQLCGETGITRTDKGASTRTHLFALVLCLVGCWPCAPCVYCVDSLLATKHYCGKCNAFVGVYNSKLF